The Alphaproteobacteria bacterium genome has a segment encoding these proteins:
- a CDS encoding PqqD family protein, translating to MGEKFLRLAGFVELEASADSEGSVLINGRSGVLYSCNATAAMLASELVKGADVELLQKLLIQHFEVSADKALRDIHQFIDALNAAGLLEIVDRPIIQVA from the coding sequence ATGGGCGAGAAATTTCTGAGGCTGGCAGGGTTTGTCGAGCTGGAGGCCAGCGCCGATTCCGAGGGTTCTGTACTAATCAACGGACGTTCGGGAGTACTTTATTCATGTAACGCAACCGCTGCGATGTTGGCGTCCGAGTTGGTCAAGGGGGCCGACGTGGAATTGCTGCAAAAATTACTCATACAGCATTTCGAGGTGTCTGCGGACAAGGCACTGCGGGATATACATCAATTCATCGACGCTCTTAATGCGGCAGGATTGCTCGAAATAGTCGACCGTCCAATTATCCAAGTCGCCTAG
- a CDS encoding ATP-grasp domain-containing protein has product MNHGAALPAGRKAAIAITGFEGLDVAGSGLSIARALRAADEEASLLLALTSDSIPSAGMVNGVTDMAAFVPALLEHTSEAIDQILALHKSIPIRALIPGNNDHAQLLAQSGNRLAASGIRTFLPQPQLFDRLAPEVMRKFLGNVPIEIMVSGTLASIADAMECAEILAFPTTLIAQSQKRVVWSPSELRAHLKRLNPNSNSRVRAVPADFSSGYRVACLAEDGVLGPVVVTRILGSTNAGDVAASTVVDDPYICYLTARIVEALEWTGPLEFELRRSVDTAPLVLIWAECSLPKWSMLAHWAGCNLASALLSRIETGKMPEAKAARAGTIAARCTYETVLAPEIAAAFSENIVARHKSPTHVPKKTTSGPSVAVTGLSVSDVINPGVGVSRALRVGTHVGQLIGIGYTALDAGAYDPALYDEVFRFDFPRTAGSYRAQILSAAKTTRIDALVSCLDDELVYAIAIADDLAKNGIATLLPTLEALEKRSKTTLFGSDLRGDWGAFAIPRSQVVANEYDARKAVSLFNNAAVVKGARYLCTPVHNATEAASAWRRLRSQDSFGRVIIQEQLDGPSYAVSVVCNRKHEVVSSLTIRKEALCPRGSTWGAVSVSEPKLEAAFGQMLREIGWVGPAEGEFMLDRRRRRFYLIEVNPRFTAWIAASAMMGPNQPLIAVKLALGVPFKAPSPAPGKLFLRASDEVRITASKLSEFATRRTFRHG; this is encoded by the coding sequence ATGAACCACGGCGCCGCATTACCCGCCGGTCGTAAGGCCGCAATAGCAATCACCGGGTTTGAAGGCTTGGACGTCGCCGGCTCGGGCTTATCCATCGCCCGCGCCCTGAGGGCGGCGGACGAGGAAGCCTCGCTCTTATTGGCTCTGACATCAGATTCCATACCGTCAGCGGGCATGGTGAACGGCGTCACGGACATGGCGGCGTTCGTTCCCGCGCTGCTAGAACACACAAGCGAGGCCATCGATCAGATATTGGCCCTGCACAAGTCCATCCCAATTCGAGCGCTGATACCGGGCAATAACGATCATGCGCAACTTTTAGCGCAGTCGGGCAACCGCCTGGCCGCATCGGGAATCCGGACGTTTCTACCGCAGCCACAATTATTCGATCGCCTTGCGCCGGAAGTGATGCGGAAATTTCTTGGTAACGTCCCCATCGAAATCATGGTGAGCGGGACGCTCGCGTCGATTGCCGATGCGATGGAATGTGCGGAAATCTTGGCATTCCCGACAACGCTTATTGCACAAAGTCAAAAACGGGTCGTGTGGTCGCCAAGTGAACTTCGCGCGCATTTGAAGCGACTCAACCCCAACTCCAATTCCAGAGTCCGTGCGGTGCCCGCCGATTTTAGCTCAGGCTATCGTGTCGCATGCCTCGCGGAAGACGGGGTACTTGGCCCTGTCGTCGTTACGCGCATTCTGGGCAGTACCAACGCGGGCGACGTTGCGGCAAGTACCGTCGTCGATGATCCGTACATTTGCTATTTGACGGCCCGAATTGTGGAGGCCCTCGAGTGGACCGGCCCGTTGGAATTCGAATTGCGACGATCTGTGGATACTGCGCCACTCGTCTTGATATGGGCGGAGTGCTCCTTGCCGAAATGGTCTATGTTAGCGCACTGGGCTGGATGCAATTTAGCGAGCGCCTTACTTAGCCGCATTGAGACCGGGAAGATGCCCGAAGCGAAAGCCGCGAGGGCTGGAACGATCGCGGCGCGCTGTACCTATGAGACGGTTCTCGCGCCTGAAATCGCGGCCGCGTTTTCGGAGAACATCGTCGCGCGCCACAAGTCGCCCACTCATGTGCCGAAAAAGACAACGAGTGGGCCGTCGGTAGCGGTAACAGGCTTAAGCGTCAGCGACGTGATTAATCCTGGCGTGGGGGTATCGCGGGCGTTGCGTGTTGGAACGCACGTAGGTCAATTGATTGGAATCGGTTATACCGCACTCGATGCGGGGGCGTACGATCCCGCTCTTTACGACGAAGTGTTTCGATTTGACTTTCCGAGGACAGCAGGAAGCTATCGGGCGCAGATATTAAGTGCGGCCAAGACCACCCGTATAGATGCCCTGGTGTCGTGCCTAGATGACGAACTTGTTTACGCGATCGCCATCGCTGACGATTTGGCCAAGAATGGAATTGCGACGCTGCTGCCCACTCTAGAGGCGCTTGAGAAGCGGTCGAAGACCACGCTGTTTGGCAGCGATCTTCGGGGCGATTGGGGGGCGTTCGCCATTCCGAGAAGTCAAGTCGTCGCTAATGAATACGATGCTCGCAAAGCCGTTTCACTTTTCAACAATGCGGCTGTCGTCAAAGGAGCGCGGTATCTCTGCACCCCCGTCCACAACGCAACTGAAGCCGCCTCGGCGTGGCGACGCCTACGGTCTCAGGATTCTTTTGGCAGGGTCATAATTCAGGAGCAATTGGACGGCCCGTCCTATGCGGTGAGCGTCGTCTGCAATCGCAAGCACGAGGTGGTTTCCTCGTTGACAATCAGAAAAGAAGCTCTTTGCCCGCGCGGGTCGACCTGGGGAGCGGTCAGTGTTTCCGAGCCCAAGTTGGAAGCCGCATTTGGGCAAATGCTACGGGAGATCGGCTGGGTCGGGCCTGCGGAGGGCGAGTTCATGTTGGATCGCCGTCGCCGCCGCTTCTATCTGATTGAAGTGAACCCCCGGTTTACCGCTTGGATCGCAGCGTCTGCGATGATGGGGCCGAATCAACCGCTGATCGCCGTGAAACTTGCGCTTGGCGTTCCGTTTAAGGCCCCGTCCCCTGCGCCGGGCAAACTTTTCCTGC